Proteins encoded by one window of Enterococcus faecalis:
- a CDS encoding distal tail protein Dit — protein MYKFVDTNQATHSTPLPSEALNFNGQFLEKVIPGYQTLSVSGRELVPSEIESYQLGIRDGKRHVYARIPERELTVKYRLSAVNNEAFRDAFNHLNVALFTEKDVSIWFNDEPEMLWFGSKSSVSDVPEGVNQVTGTFTLLLSDPYKYTRSDATSVMWGSPTITFQANYLMGNTGSGAVDFPILIEGGAYWGSTMITFQNRAYTMGDLGKEVRPIEIYPTVEGLKVKPIIILTGTGRGVWIKTRNDTINLGDFDRSEIIIDTENFYLTKNGASMIRPMNDFYLYPNEPLYIQAKDSDFRLTIRYPNRFV, from the coding sequence ATGTATAAATTTGTTGATACCAATCAAGCAACTCATTCAACGCCTCTTCCTTCAGAAGCGTTGAATTTTAACGGTCAATTTTTAGAAAAAGTCATCCCTGGCTATCAAACATTATCAGTTTCAGGACGAGAATTAGTTCCAAGCGAAATTGAAAGCTATCAATTAGGGATTCGTGATGGTAAACGTCACGTTTATGCGCGAATTCCAGAACGAGAATTAACAGTCAAATATCGCCTTTCAGCTGTGAATAATGAAGCGTTTCGAGATGCATTTAATCATTTAAACGTTGCTTTGTTTACGGAAAAAGACGTTTCTATTTGGTTTAACGATGAACCGGAAATGCTGTGGTTTGGCAGTAAGTCTTCAGTGAGTGATGTACCCGAAGGTGTTAACCAAGTAACAGGCACCTTTACTTTATTGCTTTCTGATCCGTATAAATACACACGGAGTGATGCGACTAGTGTGATGTGGGGTTCGCCAACCATTACATTTCAAGCGAATTACTTAATGGGGAATACAGGCTCAGGTGCAGTTGATTTTCCAATTTTAATTGAAGGCGGGGCTTATTGGGGATCAACCATGATTACCTTTCAAAATCGGGCTTACACGATGGGGGATTTAGGTAAAGAAGTTCGGCCAATTGAAATTTATCCTACGGTCGAAGGATTAAAAGTCAAACCGATCATTATTTTAACAGGAACCGGACGTGGTGTTTGGATTAAAACACGGAACGATACAATTAACTTAGGAGACTTTGATCGTTCGGAAATTATCATTGATACTGAAAATTTTTATCTGACAAAAAATGGTGCATCGATGATTCGACCAATGAACGATTTTTATCTATATCCCAATGAACCGCTGTATATTCAAGCCAAAGATAGCGACTTCCGCTTGACGATTCGCTATCCTAACCGATTTGTGTAG
- a CDS encoding phage tail protein — MLMALDLKRTYTAILDNAYQVSYEKIENKIGSLDFTMPLDDPKNEFIAEMQWVELTDNENEYIGLYRVMPTTIKKDANNNQIHYSATEALCTLGDTVLFGCHEIKNKTTKEAIQFLLNKQKTKHWVLKKCDFSRKLTYKWENENGLVEPLFSIPADFEEEYLWQWNTEVYPFELSLVKPPTEPVARIQEGYNMQGFEIERNPKMLINRIYPLGSGEGVNKVNIRSVNQGVPYLENKAAIDRYGLLESIWVEQRFSDPKALKENALRMLEEWTKPQVSWVVTAADLIKLTDQPLAIDRLRLGTVIMINTNEFGSVNLRIKKESKKDVFGAPQDIQLELGNLQETIHSTMTAFSRKQEISETYAQGATTLLNRSIQGELNKTQPVELNLYFDEDILYVNTAELTFKATAKGPSHSVTNIDLVVDGKKLPQLSLQQQRLNILSYLRKTTDGKIERGNHTLQFFSHQPLWLDASVICRVYIQSQLGGQF; from the coding sequence ATGTTAATGGCGCTGGATTTGAAAAGAACATATACGGCAATCTTGGATAATGCCTATCAAGTCAGTTATGAAAAAATAGAGAACAAAATTGGCAGTTTAGATTTTACCATGCCGCTAGATGATCCTAAAAATGAATTTATTGCAGAAATGCAATGGGTGGAACTGACCGACAATGAGAATGAATATATTGGTTTATATCGCGTGATGCCAACCACAATTAAGAAAGATGCGAACAATAATCAAATTCACTACTCTGCCACAGAAGCACTATGTACCTTAGGCGATACTGTCCTTTTTGGTTGTCACGAAATTAAAAACAAAACAACGAAAGAGGCCATTCAATTTCTATTGAATAAACAAAAAACAAAGCATTGGGTCCTAAAAAAATGTGATTTTTCAAGGAAATTAACCTATAAATGGGAGAATGAAAACGGGCTAGTCGAGCCTTTATTTAGCATCCCAGCCGATTTCGAAGAGGAATATCTTTGGCAATGGAATACAGAGGTCTATCCTTTTGAACTTTCATTAGTCAAACCGCCAACAGAACCAGTTGCGCGAATTCAAGAAGGTTACAACATGCAAGGATTTGAAATAGAACGTAATCCCAAGATGCTAATCAATCGGATTTATCCATTAGGTTCAGGCGAAGGTGTTAACAAAGTCAATATTCGCTCGGTCAATCAAGGGGTTCCGTATTTAGAGAACAAGGCCGCAATTGACCGCTATGGTTTATTAGAGTCAATTTGGGTGGAACAGCGTTTTTCTGATCCCAAGGCATTAAAGGAAAATGCTTTGCGAATGTTAGAAGAATGGACCAAACCACAAGTTTCTTGGGTAGTGACTGCAGCTGATTTAATTAAATTAACAGATCAACCTTTGGCAATCGATCGTTTGCGGTTGGGTACGGTTATCATGATTAATACGAATGAATTTGGGAGTGTCAACCTTCGTATCAAAAAAGAAAGTAAAAAAGATGTCTTTGGTGCCCCCCAAGACATTCAGCTAGAGTTGGGAAATCTGCAAGAAACAATTCATAGTACCATGACAGCTTTCAGTCGGAAACAAGAGATTAGCGAAACTTACGCACAAGGGGCGACGACACTTTTAAATCGTTCAATACAAGGAGAACTTAACAAGACACAGCCAGTGGAGCTAAATTTATACTTTGACGAGGACATTCTTTATGTAAACACCGCAGAATTAACGTTCAAGGCAACTGCTAAAGGACCTTCGCATTCTGTAACGAATATTGATTTGGTAGTGGATGGCAAAAAATTACCCCAACTATCATTGCAACAACAACGGCTAAACATTTTGAGTTATTTACGAAAAACAACAGATGGAAAAATCGAACGCGGCAATCACACGCTTCAATTTTTCTCTCATCAGCCACTATGGTTGGATGCTTCGGTCATCTGTCGTGTGTATATTCAATCCCAATTGGGTGGCCAGTTTTAA
- a CDS encoding holin family protein, which translates to MERYLNTITMLLSIFGGIVVRLLGGLDQLLDVFLFLIIVDFITGWIKAIATKELSSRIGMLGIAKKVTMLFVVAVAVRVEKVVGNNLPIREMVLIFYIANEGLSFFENIATFIPMPKKLKELFIQLKNKDD; encoded by the coding sequence ATGGAACGTTATCTCAACACAATAACAATGCTTTTAAGCATTTTCGGTGGGATTGTCGTACGTTTATTAGGTGGATTAGATCAATTGTTGGATGTCTTCCTCTTTTTAATTATTGTCGATTTCATCACAGGTTGGATTAAGGCAATCGCCACAAAAGAATTGTCCAGTCGGATTGGTATGCTCGGAATTGCGAAAAAAGTGACGATGTTATTTGTGGTTGCCGTAGCGGTTCGTGTTGAAAAAGTTGTGGGGAACAATTTGCCAATTCGGGAAATGGTTCTGATTTTTTACATTGCGAACGAAGGACTTTCTTTTTTTGAAAACATTGCGACCTTTATTCCTATGCCGAAAAAGTTAAAAGAGTTATTTATTCAGTTAAAAAATAAAGATGATTAA
- a CDS encoding SH3 domain-containing protein, whose translation MAFLRKEHAMFKKLMIQLALVIGLSLTIPMTACAYTIEADPINFTYFPGSATNELIVLHESGNERNLGPHSLDNEVAYMKRNWSNAYVSYFVGSGGRVKQLAPAGQIQYGAGSLANQKAYAQIELARTNNATTFKKDYAAYVNLARDLAQNIGADFSLDDGTGYGIVTHDWITKNWWGDHTDPYGYLARWGISKAQLAQDLQTGVSETGETVIIQPGKPNAPKYQVGQAIRFTSIYPTPDALINEHLSAEALWTQVGTITAKLPDRQNLYRIENSGHLLGYVNDGDIAELWRPQTKKSFLIGVDEGIVLRAGQPSLSAPIYGIWPKNTRFYYDAFYIADGYVFIGGTDTSGARIYLPIGPNDGNAQNTWGSFTS comes from the coding sequence ATGGCTTTTTTAAGAAAGGAGCATGCTATGTTTAAAAAATTAATGATTCAACTTGCTTTAGTAATTGGCTTAAGTTTAACGATTCCGATGACGGCTTGCGCTTACACCATCGAAGCGGATCCAATCAACTTTACTTATTTTCCCGGCTCTGCAACCAATGAATTAATTGTTTTACATGAATCAGGAAACGAGCGGAACCTAGGACCACACAGTTTAGACAATGAAGTGGCCTATATGAAACGAAATTGGTCAAATGCTTATGTCTCATATTTTGTCGGATCTGGTGGACGAGTGAAACAATTAGCTCCTGCTGGCCAAATTCAATATGGCGCAGGTTCTTTAGCTAATCAAAAAGCCTATGCGCAAATCGAATTGGCTCGAACGAATAATGCGACGACATTTAAAAAAGATTATGCTGCCTATGTTAATTTGGCCCGTGATTTGGCTCAGAACATTGGTGCTGATTTTTCGCTGGACGATGGAACAGGTTATGGAATAGTCACTCATGATTGGATTACAAAAAATTGGTGGGGAGATCATACAGATCCTTATGGTTATTTAGCGCGTTGGGGGATTAGTAAAGCGCAGTTGGCACAAGATTTACAAACGGGCGTTTCTGAAACAGGTGAGACTGTCATTATTCAGCCAGGTAAACCTAATGCGCCAAAATATCAAGTAGGACAAGCAATTCGTTTCACTTCAATCTATCCAACACCAGATGCTTTAATCAATGAACATCTATCAGCAGAGGCACTTTGGACACAAGTAGGAACAATTACAGCGAAATTACCCGACCGACAAAACCTTTACCGTATTGAAAATAGCGGACATTTGTTAGGCTATGTGAACGACGGCGACATTGCTGAACTTTGGCGCCCGCAAACGAAGAAATCATTTCTAATTGGTGTGGACGAAGGCATTGTTTTAAGAGCGGGCCAACCTAGTCTGTCAGCACCCATTTATGGTATTTGGCCTAAAAATACTCGCTTTTATTACGATGCGTTTTATATTGCAGATGGGTATGTTTTTATTGGTGGGACAGATACGTCAGGCGCGAGAATTTATTTGCCAATCGGACCAAACGATGGCAACGCACAGAATACATGGGGATCATTTACTAGCTAA
- the truB gene encoding tRNA pseudouridine(55) synthase TruB has product MDGILPLWKERGMTSHDCVFKLRKILHTKKIGHGGTLDPDVEGVLPICVGKGTKVIEYMVDSGKTYEGEITLGFATTTEDVSGEIVEKKPVTAPLSTEQIDQAMAEMTGEITQIPPMFSAVKVNGKRLYEYARNGEEVERPQRKAMIYSFERTSEPIFNESAQTQSWRFKVVCGKGTYVRTLSVDTGKKLGYPAHMSDLTRTASGGLQAAQCLTLEEVAKQMAAETIDQCLLPIETAVEQFPRIDLSDELYQKVKNGMRLHKKELGIKAMPESLVALFYQNQVVSLYMPHPTHDKLLKPSKVLRNN; this is encoded by the coding sequence ATGGACGGCATTTTACCGTTATGGAAAGAACGTGGCATGACAAGTCATGACTGCGTATTTAAATTGAGAAAAATTTTACATACCAAAAAAATTGGTCATGGTGGTACGCTAGATCCAGATGTCGAAGGGGTCTTACCCATCTGCGTTGGCAAAGGAACGAAAGTGATCGAATACATGGTAGATTCTGGCAAAACCTATGAAGGTGAAATTACACTTGGATTTGCTACGACAACCGAAGATGTTAGTGGCGAGATTGTTGAAAAAAAACCAGTTACAGCACCTTTGTCAACTGAACAAATTGATCAAGCAATGGCCGAAATGACAGGTGAAATCACACAAATCCCACCGATGTTTTCTGCGGTGAAAGTCAATGGTAAACGTTTATATGAATATGCCCGGAACGGGGAAGAAGTTGAACGGCCCCAACGAAAAGCTATGATTTATTCATTTGAACGTACTAGTGAACCAATTTTTAATGAATCTGCTCAAACACAAAGTTGGCGGTTTAAAGTGGTCTGTGGCAAAGGAACCTATGTGCGGACACTATCCGTGGATACTGGCAAAAAATTAGGCTATCCTGCCCATATGTCGGATTTAACGAGAACGGCAAGTGGCGGTTTGCAAGCTGCGCAATGCTTAACGTTAGAAGAAGTAGCCAAACAAATGGCTGCTGAAACAATCGATCAATGCCTGTTGCCCATTGAGACAGCAGTAGAACAATTCCCACGAATTGATTTATCAGATGAATTGTATCAAAAAGTAAAAAATGGCATGCGTTTGCACAAAAAAGAATTAGGAATAAAGGCAATGCCAGAATCCTTAGTTGCCTTATTTTACCAAAATCAAGTGGTTAGTTTATACATGCCACACCCAACGCATGATAAATTATTGAAACCAAGTAAAGTTCTACGGAACAATTAA
- the ribF gene encoding riboflavin biosynthesis protein RibF, whose amino-acid sequence MQVIQLHHPYEPNQIPNEEVVMVLGFFDGVHKGHQKVIETGKKIAEEKGLKLAVMTFNQHPSIVFQKVLPENMKYLTSLEQKERLMANLGVNILYIVEFTSAFAQLKPQDFVDQYIVNLNSAVAVSGFDYTYGPKEIAGVKQLPTYAQGRFEVVTVPKEEMTGAKISSTRIREKMEAGEMEEVTELLGYIYETEGTVVHGDARGRLLGFPTANVKVKSTVRLPRIGVYAVQIEVGGKWYVGMGSIGHNDTFGEGRDLTVEVYILDFHQDIYGEQVVVRWNHYLRDQVKFNGAEALIDQLKQDERDTADYFQQSEDK is encoded by the coding sequence ATGCAAGTTATTCAACTACATCATCCCTATGAACCCAATCAAATTCCTAATGAAGAAGTCGTGATGGTCCTAGGCTTTTTTGACGGTGTCCACAAAGGCCACCAAAAAGTAATTGAAACAGGCAAAAAGATTGCTGAGGAAAAAGGCTTGAAGTTAGCTGTGATGACCTTCAACCAACACCCATCAATCGTTTTTCAAAAAGTTTTACCAGAAAATATGAAATATTTAACTAGCTTGGAACAAAAAGAACGCCTAATGGCCAACTTGGGCGTTAATATTTTATATATTGTCGAATTTACTTCAGCGTTTGCTCAATTAAAACCGCAAGATTTTGTCGATCAGTATATCGTTAATTTAAATAGTGCAGTGGCAGTCTCTGGGTTTGATTATACGTATGGTCCTAAAGAAATCGCTGGAGTCAAACAGTTACCAACTTATGCGCAAGGCCGTTTTGAAGTAGTGACAGTACCAAAAGAAGAAATGACTGGTGCCAAAATTAGCTCAACAAGAATTCGCGAAAAAATGGAAGCCGGCGAAATGGAGGAGGTCACGGAGTTGTTAGGATATATTTATGAAACAGAAGGAACAGTTGTCCATGGCGATGCTCGTGGCCGTTTATTGGGTTTCCCGACCGCTAATGTCAAAGTGAAAAGCACCGTGCGCTTACCAAGAATTGGCGTCTATGCTGTGCAAATCGAAGTTGGTGGCAAATGGTATGTCGGCATGGGCTCAATTGGTCATAATGACACCTTTGGAGAAGGACGCGATTTAACCGTGGAAGTCTATATTTTGGACTTCCATCAAGACATCTATGGCGAACAAGTGGTGGTTCGTTGGAATCATTACTTACGTGACCAAGTGAAATTCAATGGGGCTGAAGCCTTGATCGACCAATTAAAACAAGATGAACGAGATACGGCTGACTATTTCCAACAATCTGAGGACAAATAA
- a CDS encoding GNAT family N-acetyltransferase has protein sequence MKIRQEKPAEYQAVERLTYQAFKELNLIENWRPTEHFIVHLLRESADFIPELSLVSETDQGKLTGHIMSSEAKLRLPDHTEKAVLTVGPLSVHPEAQNTGVGSALIKHSVQKAKELGIGGLIILGHPTYYTKFGFVPATTFQITLPEKETSEALLALELLPGYFGASGGEWHFSTCFAYPETHLVELEAFEADLGINE, from the coding sequence ATGAAGATTCGTCAAGAAAAACCTGCAGAGTATCAAGCTGTAGAGCGTTTAACGTATCAAGCGTTCAAGGAATTAAACTTGATCGAAAACTGGCGTCCCACAGAGCATTTTATCGTGCATTTATTAAGAGAAAGTGCCGACTTTATTCCGGAGTTGTCCTTAGTTTCAGAAACTGATCAAGGAAAATTAACGGGTCATATTATGTCTTCAGAAGCCAAACTACGATTACCTGATCATACAGAAAAGGCTGTTTTGACCGTTGGGCCGCTAAGTGTCCATCCAGAAGCACAGAACACGGGCGTAGGCTCAGCGTTAATTAAGCATTCTGTTCAGAAGGCCAAAGAATTAGGCATCGGCGGATTGATTATCCTGGGCCATCCAACTTACTATACGAAGTTCGGTTTTGTTCCAGCGACTACTTTTCAGATTACGTTACCGGAAAAAGAAACATCAGAAGCATTATTGGCTTTGGAATTACTGCCAGGTTATTTTGGCGCAAGTGGTGGGGAGTGGCATTTTTCAACATGCTTTGCTTATCCAGAAACACACCTTGTAGAATTAGAAGCCTTTGAAGCAGACCTCGGAATAAATGAATAA
- a CDS encoding PadR family transcriptional regulator — translation MKQTELLKGILEGLVLAIIQRKETYGYEITKILNDQGFTEIVEGTVYTILLRLEKNQWVIAEKKPSEKGPMRKFYRLTSSGEAELADFWQRWTLLSKQVNKMKKMEG, via the coding sequence GTGAAGCAGACAGAGTTGCTAAAAGGCATTTTAGAAGGTTTAGTTTTAGCCATCATCCAAAGGAAAGAAACATATGGTTATGAAATTACAAAAATTTTAAATGACCAAGGGTTTACTGAAATTGTTGAAGGAACCGTTTATACGATTTTACTGCGTTTAGAAAAAAATCAATGGGTTATAGCTGAAAAAAAGCCTTCAGAAAAAGGGCCAATGCGGAAGTTCTATCGCTTAACCTCATCAGGAGAAGCAGAACTCGCTGATTTTTGGCAGCGGTGGACGTTGCTTTCAAAACAAGTAAACAAGATGAAAAAAATGGAGGGATAG
- a CDS encoding DUF1048 domain-containing protein, with the protein MSNFKALIKKVVGDKKEYKEYKRRIAALPAEYRQVFQEIEKYAWHFSDHSGANMFNALTDLLDLFEEGAANGTPIKNITGEKVGDFAETIVNEVAGKWTDKQKEKLNHQFSKQ; encoded by the coding sequence ATGTCAAATTTTAAAGCGTTGATCAAAAAAGTTGTTGGGGATAAAAAAGAGTACAAAGAATATAAACGACGGATTGCAGCATTACCAGCAGAGTATCGACAAGTATTTCAAGAAATTGAAAAATATGCATGGCATTTTTCAGATCATAGCGGAGCCAATATGTTCAATGCGTTGACTGATTTACTTGATTTGTTTGAAGAAGGAGCTGCTAACGGAACACCTATCAAAAATATTACGGGAGAAAAAGTAGGCGATTTTGCTGAAACAATTGTCAATGAAGTCGCTGGCAAATGGACTGATAAACAGAAAGAAAAACTGAATCATCAATTTTCTAAACAATAG
- a CDS encoding DUF2087 domain-containing protein, protein MVENFFKEGKLLVIPKKNAKKVQVFQRVANQFEFGKEYTEKEVNQRLREIYEDYALLRRYLVDYQYLERDKFGKIYQKCEQHTKII, encoded by the coding sequence ATGGTTGAAAATTTTTTTAAAGAAGGAAAGTTGCTGGTTATTCCCAAGAAAAATGCGAAAAAAGTCCAAGTGTTTCAACGTGTGGCCAACCAATTTGAATTTGGGAAAGAATATACGGAAAAAGAAGTCAATCAGCGACTTAGAGAAATCTATGAAGATTATGCACTTTTGAGACGGTATTTAGTAGATTATCAGTATTTAGAAAGAGATAAGTTTGGAAAAATTTATCAGAAATGTGAGCAACACACAAAAATTATATAA
- a CDS encoding FtsW/RodA/SpoVE family cell cycle protein yields MNLRTLGLTKILLTFIILSIIGALMIYSASSYDLLMQGVKPTAVFIKQGIIMCLSWVLMFVIYKVRLEVLFNKKIAIGLLLVSVLLLLMVRLPFFGVAANGAQRWISLFGIQFQPSELCNFAIIYYLSCYLGEKENGLTTKQLRKQWLFVLVVAFLVLIQPKVGGAILILVIGSVLIFSASIHAKFSVIAAGIVVASAALLSKIIIFLGDHRYLPHFFAHVYDRLVVLKNPFLSFHDRGFQPSMAYLAMYNGGFWGTGLANGMVKKGGLPEGQTDFIFAVIVEELGLIGGLLLLFLLLFLAASILRSSCVIKNHCYGLFLLGVGTLILAQTAINIGGVLGLIPMTGIPLPFVSYGGTSYLIFSVALGIVIKIIANERRQLNGQYKKIQLTS; encoded by the coding sequence ATGAATCTACGTACTTTAGGTCTAACAAAAATTCTTTTGACCTTTATTATATTAAGTATTATTGGCGCGTTAATGATTTATAGCGCCAGTAGCTATGACTTGCTGATGCAAGGCGTGAAGCCCACTGCTGTGTTTATTAAACAAGGCATTATTATGTGTCTCAGCTGGGTGCTAATGTTCGTGATTTACAAAGTTCGACTAGAAGTGTTATTTAATAAAAAAATTGCGATTGGACTGCTTTTAGTTTCGGTACTATTACTGTTAATGGTTCGACTACCTTTTTTTGGTGTAGCAGCGAATGGCGCACAACGTTGGATTTCTCTCTTTGGAATCCAGTTTCAGCCATCAGAACTTTGTAATTTTGCGATTATTTATTACTTGAGCTGTTATTTAGGTGAAAAAGAAAATGGCTTGACAACGAAGCAGTTAAGGAAACAATGGCTGTTTGTTTTGGTCGTTGCATTTTTAGTTTTGATTCAACCCAAAGTTGGCGGGGCTATTCTCATTTTAGTTATTGGCAGTGTCTTGATTTTCTCAGCAAGTATTCATGCAAAATTTAGTGTAATTGCTGCGGGGATTGTCGTTGCTAGCGCGGCGCTTCTTTCTAAAATAATTATTTTTCTAGGCGATCACCGCTACTTACCACATTTTTTTGCGCATGTGTATGACCGCTTAGTTGTTTTGAAAAATCCGTTTTTATCTTTTCATGATCGCGGATTTCAGCCTTCAATGGCCTATTTAGCAATGTATAACGGTGGGTTTTGGGGCACTGGATTAGCCAATGGTATGGTAAAAAAAGGTGGCTTGCCAGAAGGTCAAACCGATTTTATTTTTGCGGTGATTGTGGAAGAACTTGGTTTGATTGGCGGCTTACTATTACTATTTCTTTTGTTATTTTTAGCGGCCTCGATTTTGCGGAGTAGTTGTGTAATAAAGAATCATTGTTACGGCTTGTTTTTGTTAGGGGTCGGGACCTTGATTTTAGCTCAAACGGCGATTAACATTGGTGGCGTTTTGGGTTTGATTCCAATGACGGGAATTCCTTTACCGTTTGTTAGTTACGGTGGGACAAGTTATTTAATCTTTTCAGTGGCATTAGGAATCGTCATTAAAATTATTGCAAACGAAAGGCGGCAGTTAAATGGTCAATACAAAAAAATTCAACTTACATCTTAA
- a CDS encoding FtsW/RodA/SpoVE family cell cycle protein: protein MVNTKKFNLHLNYDLLLPIFLLTLLSSGVQYWIAVNEGKDGTVPALKQLFFIFVGYAGMFLASRLSQKFIWKVAPFFYGFSLILMSALYFSYDKGMYLLTGTKRWLDLGFIKFQPSEIAKIAFILMLAKIIVQHEQQDWSDKWRSDKQLLKKIVAVSVPVFFLMAVQKDFGTSLVFVTIILSLLVISGIDRKILIIIFSALATLGVVLILLVFTEWGHKVLFFLHFKQYQLDRILAWIHPYDYVDKISYQQVQGLLAIGSGGLFGKGVHGIEVYVPVRESDMVFTFIGEAWGFVGSATVVFLYFYLFYQVLVAGLRSNSRFCMYICVALIFSLVFQTVENIGAVIGLLPLKGIPLPFLSQGGTSLVMAITSLGFVKGREAAT from the coding sequence ATGGTCAATACAAAAAAATTCAACTTACATCTTAATTATGATTTATTATTGCCCATTTTTTTACTCACACTTTTATCTTCTGGTGTGCAATATTGGATTGCCGTTAATGAAGGAAAAGATGGAACTGTGCCAGCATTAAAACAACTTTTCTTTATTTTTGTTGGCTATGCAGGCATGTTTTTAGCTAGTCGGCTGTCACAGAAATTTATTTGGAAAGTAGCTCCTTTTTTCTATGGGTTTTCATTAATCTTAATGAGTGCTTTGTATTTTTCCTATGACAAAGGAATGTATTTATTGACGGGCACAAAGCGCTGGTTAGATTTAGGGTTTATTAAATTTCAGCCATCAGAAATTGCGAAAATTGCGTTTATTTTAATGTTGGCAAAAATTATTGTCCAACATGAGCAACAAGACTGGTCTGATAAATGGCGTTCAGACAAGCAACTTCTAAAAAAAATCGTTGCGGTTAGTGTCCCTGTTTTTTTCTTGATGGCGGTACAAAAAGATTTTGGAACATCCCTTGTTTTCGTAACGATTATTCTATCTCTTTTAGTTATTTCAGGAATTGATCGCAAAATTTTAATCATTATTTTCAGCGCTTTAGCAACGTTAGGCGTGGTCTTGATTCTGTTAGTCTTTACAGAGTGGGGGCACAAAGTACTCTTCTTTTTACATTTTAAACAATATCAATTGGATCGAATTTTAGCATGGATTCATCCCTATGATTATGTCGATAAAATATCCTATCAACAAGTACAAGGTTTATTGGCAATTGGTTCGGGTGGTTTATTTGGCAAGGGTGTGCATGGGATTGAAGTGTATGTTCCTGTTCGTGAGTCTGATATGGTTTTTACTTTTATCGGGGAAGCCTGGGGCTTTGTGGGCAGTGCCACTGTTGTTTTTCTCTATTTTTACTTGTTTTATCAAGTTTTAGTAGCTGGCTTGCGGAGCAATTCGCGTTTTTGTATGTACATCTGTGTCGCCCTCATTTTTTCGCTGGTCTTTCAAACGGTGGAGAATATCGGTGCGGTGATTGGACTGTTGCCGTTAAAAGGTATTCCGCTTCCGTTTTTAAGTCAAGGAGGCACTTCGTTAGTGATGGCTATCACTTCTTTAGGATTTGTCAAAGGAAGAGAAGCCGCTACCTGA
- a CDS encoding LysR family transcriptional regulator codes for MELFRLHYFLELCKVKQFTKAAENLAISQAALSKQIKILEATLGAELFNRQGQTTTLTPAGLILEKYCWRITNELVSIEEELKEINHSSNHIYVATYLCDLEYKLNDLLMTTLTDRSSNLQVHTIITENILQSLETMDADFGISFADLPLPEHIGKIDLFTANYQFILRNDHPALAKATTEEILKELTMYPFVRLNTEFSEQNKLTNWLDTTFSNFSPEKVIQVDTLSLITHLVSHSDSFAIVPEYTNIQLLDNSIHTLTYQELPKRNMAVYYLKERYMSRQLQQLLAECQKQFQ; via the coding sequence ATGGAACTATTTCGTTTACATTATTTTTTAGAGTTATGCAAAGTGAAACAATTTACTAAAGCAGCCGAAAATTTAGCAATTTCTCAAGCTGCATTAAGTAAGCAAATAAAAATTCTTGAAGCAACGTTAGGCGCTGAACTTTTTAATCGCCAAGGCCAAACTACCACCTTAACGCCAGCTGGATTAATTTTAGAAAAATATTGTTGGCGCATCACCAATGAGTTGGTCTCAATTGAAGAAGAGCTAAAAGAAATTAATCATTCTTCCAACCATATTTATGTGGCCACTTATCTCTGTGATTTAGAATATAAATTGAATGACTTACTAATGACAACATTAACGGATCGTTCATCCAACTTACAAGTCCACACTATTATTACAGAAAATATTCTTCAATCCTTGGAAACAATGGATGCAGATTTTGGTATTTCCTTTGCTGACTTACCATTACCTGAACATATTGGTAAAATTGATTTATTTACAGCAAATTATCAATTCATTTTAAGAAACGATCATCCAGCTTTGGCAAAAGCCACGACGGAAGAAATTTTAAAAGAACTAACAATGTACCCCTTCGTCCGTTTAAATACCGAATTTTCCGAGCAAAACAAATTAACCAATTGGCTAGATACTACGTTTTCTAATTTTTCTCCAGAGAAAGTCATTCAAGTGGATACTCTTTCACTTATTACTCACTTGGTGTCTCATTCCGATAGTTTCGCTATTGTCCCCGAATACACAAATATTCAACTTTTAGACAATTCGATCCATACACTAACTTACCAAGAACTACCTAAACGAAACATGGCAGTTTATTATTTAAAAGAACGTTACATGAGTCGACAACTTCAACAACTTTTGGCTGAATGCCAAAAACAATTTCAATAG